One stretch of Aquimarina sp. Aq107 DNA includes these proteins:
- a CDS encoding Coq4 family protein has protein sequence MRSVLLEILYEWSKIPYQKWFKKEDPWDIPISQLLRYPQTTLGFHLGSFLLQHDFTPQPKLENHDVFHVLTKTGITVPEEISMQYYLLGNGKKSAYLYTVILIGTLLYPDKFKVFRNAFKQGRNAYSFHQLDFKKLLDQSLDTIRTTFLISTPCK, from the coding sequence ATGAGATCAGTATTATTAGAAATATTATATGAATGGAGTAAAATACCATATCAAAAATGGTTTAAGAAAGAAGATCCTTGGGATATTCCTATATCACAATTATTGAGATATCCCCAAACCACTCTTGGGTTTCACTTAGGAAGCTTTTTATTACAACATGATTTCACACCTCAACCTAAATTAGAAAATCACGATGTATTCCATGTATTAACAAAAACTGGAATTACAGTTCCTGAAGAAATATCAATGCAATATTACCTTCTTGGAAACGGCAAAAAGAGTGCTTACCTATATACTGTAATCCTGATAGGAACCTTACTCTATCCTGATAAGTTTAAAGTATTTAGAAATGCATTTAAACAAGGGCGTAATGCCTATTCATTTCATCAATTGGATTTCAAAAAATTACTAGATCAATCACTGGACACCATAAGAACAACTTTTTTAATATCTACACCATGCAAATAA
- the creD gene encoding cell envelope integrity protein CreD, whose product MENQKPKKSFGQWIKTSITIRMLMVGILILVLLIPLSYIKSLIQERSIRQEQTVVSDINQKWGNQVMLYGPILKIPYQTHKIKKTWDEKTKSYTEEDIITVHHAFFFPDLLDIKANVTSDTLKRGIYKSPVYTSDMKIKGSFSIPSFDTQDIAEEDILWDKSTIILNSTNLKGIKSNLQLKLGTENYLLQSKYSKNSYTNTLETKFLNENSWPKEKAIDFNLDLIINGSNQLKFIPVGKETNVSITSDWASPKFDGNYLPDPKTKSITEKGFKASWKVLQVNREFEQEFFGELPHINSSAFGVKFIVPVDDYQKSERTAKYGYLVIALTFLVFFLIQTISKINIHPFQYLMIGLALTMFYTLLISISEHSSFLYAYLIAGTSVVVLISIYTKAILRSFKFMAMISTSLTALYAFIFVIIQLEDYALLVGSIGLFLILGTIMMVSRKIDWGNDGV is encoded by the coding sequence ATGGAAAATCAAAAACCAAAAAAGTCCTTTGGACAATGGATAAAGACCTCAATCACCATTCGTATGCTTATGGTAGGTATATTAATTTTAGTTCTATTGATTCCTCTTTCTTATATCAAAAGCCTAATACAAGAACGTTCTATAAGACAAGAACAAACTGTAGTGAGTGACATCAATCAAAAATGGGGAAATCAAGTAATGCTTTATGGACCCATTCTAAAAATCCCCTATCAAACTCACAAAATAAAAAAAACATGGGATGAAAAAACTAAATCATACACCGAGGAAGATATCATTACTGTTCATCATGCGTTCTTCTTTCCTGATTTATTAGATATAAAGGCCAATGTAACATCCGACACACTAAAAAGAGGTATTTATAAATCTCCTGTATACACTTCTGACATGAAGATTAAAGGATCATTTTCAATACCATCTTTCGACACTCAAGACATTGCGGAAGAAGATATTTTATGGGATAAGTCTACTATTATTCTTAACTCTACAAATCTAAAAGGAATAAAAAGTAATCTCCAACTAAAACTCGGTACAGAAAATTACTTGCTCCAATCGAAATACTCAAAAAATTCATACACCAATACATTAGAAACTAAATTTCTAAACGAAAACTCCTGGCCGAAAGAAAAAGCAATTGACTTTAACCTAGATCTTATCATCAACGGAAGTAATCAACTAAAATTCATCCCAGTAGGTAAAGAAACCAATGTAAGTATAACTTCTGATTGGGCTTCTCCAAAATTTGATGGAAACTATTTACCAGACCCAAAAACTAAATCAATTACCGAGAAAGGATTCAAAGCTAGCTGGAAAGTTTTACAAGTAAACAGAGAATTCGAACAAGAGTTTTTTGGTGAATTACCACATATTAATTCATCTGCCTTTGGAGTAAAATTCATTGTACCTGTAGATGATTATCAAAAGAGTGAAAGGACTGCCAAGTATGGATATTTAGTTATAGCGCTTACTTTCTTAGTCTTCTTTTTAATACAAACTATTAGTAAGATAAATATTCATCCATTTCAATACCTAATGATAGGATTAGCATTGACCATGTTTTATACTTTATTGATATCAATCTCCGAACACTCTAGCTTTTTATATGCTTATCTGATTGCTGGTACATCTGTAGTAGTATTAATTTCTATTTATACTAAAGCAATCCTTAGAAGTTTTAAGTTTATGGCCATGATATCAACATCTTTAACTGCTCTGTACGCCTTTATATTCGTAATCATTCAATTAGAAGATTACGCTTTACTAGTCGGCAGTATTGGATTGTTTCTAATATTAGGAACTATTATGATGGTATCCCGAAAAATCGATTGGGGAAATGATGGAGTCTAA
- a CDS encoding DUF192 domain-containing protein, translating into MKKNIFVSVILVFSLFIFSCKKETDKKIVTEEIKFTKEGELSIYNLQDSIPSQIVSLDIEIADNDYERETGLMYRKTMEEKRGMLFIQEKFKLQSFYMKNTLIPLDIIYIDDQYKIVSFQKDAKPLDETSLPSGKPAKYILEINSGLSDQWNLKIGDSISFKRN; encoded by the coding sequence ATGAAAAAAAACATATTTGTGTCAGTAATACTGGTTTTCAGTTTATTTATTTTCTCTTGCAAAAAAGAAACCGATAAAAAAATAGTCACAGAAGAGATAAAATTCACAAAAGAAGGAGAACTATCTATTTATAACTTACAAGATTCAATCCCAAGTCAAATTGTTTCGTTAGACATAGAAATCGCGGATAACGATTATGAAAGAGAAACGGGACTGATGTATCGTAAAACTATGGAAGAAAAAAGAGGTATGTTATTTATTCAGGAGAAGTTTAAACTACAAAGTTTTTATATGAAAAATACATTGATCCCTTTAGATATTATCTACATTGATGATCAATATAAAATCGTGAGTTTTCAAAAAGATGCAAAGCCATTAGACGAAACATCTCTTCCTTCTGGAAAACCTGCTAAATATATTTTAGAAATAAACAGTGGGTTATCTGATCAATGGAATTTAAAAATTGGTGATTCTATATCCTTTAAAAGAAACTAA
- a CDS encoding DUF1361 domain-containing protein gives MNSLQKQLPFIKGFSIAVAFSITLLIIRVTKLDSVFFLFLIWNLFLACIPYGITTVLSFDRIHKNRFLFGLGFIAWLAFLPNAPYILTDLQHIRLSSLHSVWFDVLLILSFAINGLIIGFASLRTMQRLLREHFTNKVTNIIIHLTLLLCGFGIYMGRILRWNSWDLLQNPLHILGDIFRRIISPIEHIHTWVFTIGFGSFLIITYHLIQYYHKENN, from the coding sequence ATGAATTCTTTACAAAAACAACTCCCGTTTATTAAAGGTTTTAGTATAGCCGTAGCATTTAGCATAACACTTTTAATTATTAGAGTTACAAAATTAGATTCTGTTTTCTTTCTATTTTTAATCTGGAACTTATTTCTAGCCTGCATCCCATACGGAATAACAACCGTGCTTAGTTTTGACAGAATACACAAAAATAGATTTCTATTCGGATTAGGTTTTATAGCCTGGTTAGCTTTTTTACCTAACGCGCCTTACATACTAACCGATTTACAGCATATTAGACTTAGTTCTCTACATTCTGTATGGTTCGATGTGCTTCTCATCTTATCTTTTGCCATTAACGGATTAATAATTGGATTTGCTTCTTTGCGAACAATGCAGCGACTACTTCGGGAACACTTCACTAATAAAGTCACCAATATCATAATACATTTAACCTTATTACTATGTGGGTTTGGTATATACATGGGACGAATACTTCGATGGAATAGTTGGGATCTCCTTCAAAATCCACTACACATTCTCGGTGACATATTTAGACGAATAATATCACCTATCGAACACATACATACTTGGGTATTTACCATTGGTTTTGGCAGTTTTTTGATCATCACCTATCACTTAATACAATATTATCACAAAGAAAATAACTAA
- a CDS encoding transcriptional regulator, with the protein MSSIIGNINKAFDHRIRLGIMSILVVNEYADFKMLKELLGATDGNLASHTKALEKSEYILVEKSFIGKKPNTRYSATKKGREAFKKHVEAIEKLLKQ; encoded by the coding sequence ATGAGCAGTATAATTGGAAACATAAATAAAGCATTTGATCACCGAATACGACTGGGTATTATGTCCATATTGGTGGTTAATGAGTACGCTGATTTTAAAATGCTAAAGGAATTGTTAGGTGCAACTGATGGAAATCTAGCTAGTCACACCAAAGCACTAGAAAAATCAGAATATATATTAGTTGAAAAATCTTTTATAGGGAAAAAACCAAACACGCGATATAGTGCCACTAAAAAAGGGCGTGAAGCCTTTAAAAAACATGTAGAAGCTATTGAAAAATTACTAAAGCAATAG